Proteins from one Loktanella sp. M215 genomic window:
- a CDS encoding LuxR family transcriptional regulator, giving the protein MTDLIAHLDALTGAKTDQVLWHRHCAAMQSFGFDHLLYGCTRYLSPTSLGDPLDWTVLTTYPDGYMRDYVGLGHIHHAPMVRWALDHPGQQTSWQIIRSMVERHALSQREMEVLAFNQKFGITAGVTISFPTASDRTAAAIALAAGPGRSQAEIDAIWRDHQTELVILNNVMHLKLMTLPQSGHRPLTPRQLEVLQWTGDGKTTQDIATLLNRTPATVEKHLRLARSALGVETTAQAVLKAAFSNQMFVVRSKIDHEVRKT; this is encoded by the coding sequence ATGACCGATTTGATTGCGCATCTGGACGCACTGACTGGTGCCAAGACAGATCAAGTCTTGTGGCACCGCCATTGCGCCGCAATGCAGAGCTTTGGTTTCGATCATCTGCTGTACGGCTGCACGCGGTATCTGAGCCCGACGTCACTGGGCGATCCGCTGGACTGGACCGTGCTGACAACCTACCCGGACGGCTACATGCGCGACTACGTCGGTCTGGGTCACATCCATCATGCGCCGATGGTCCGTTGGGCGCTGGATCATCCGGGTCAGCAGACAAGCTGGCAGATCATCAGGTCGATGGTCGAGCGCCACGCGCTGTCGCAGCGCGAAATGGAGGTGCTGGCCTTCAACCAGAAGTTTGGCATCACCGCCGGTGTGACGATCAGCTTTCCCACGGCGTCCGACCGCACCGCAGCCGCCATCGCGCTGGCCGCAGGTCCCGGCCGGTCCCAGGCCGAGATCGACGCAATCTGGCGCGATCATCAGACCGAACTGGTGATCCTCAACAACGTGATGCACCTGAAGCTGATGACCCTGCCGCAGTCCGGTCACCGGCCATTGACGCCGCGCCAGCTGGAAGTCCTGCAATGGACCGGTGACGGCAAGACGACACAGGATATCGCGACCTTGCTGAACCGGACCCCGGCCACGGTGGAAAAACACCTGCGTCTGGCCCGGTCTGCCCTTGGCGTGGAAACAACCGCCCAGGCGGTGTTGAAGGCCGCCTTTTCGAACCAGATGTTTGTCGTCCGGTCAAAGATTGACCACGAGGTCAGGAAAACCTGA
- the phoB gene encoding phosphate regulon transcriptional regulator PhoB — MAAQPHVLIVEDEEAQREVLAYNLEAEGFRVSRAEDGEEGLMLVAEDAPDVMVLDWMLPRVTGIEVCRRLKMDPATRGIAIIMLSARTEEVDKVRGLETGADDYVTKPYSVTELMARVRSQLRRVRPTTVGQVLAFDDILLDAETHRVSRDGASLKLGPTEFRLLSTFMEKPGRVWSRDQLLDRVWGRDIYVDTRTVDVHVGRLRKALTATGGSDPVRTVRGAGYALG, encoded by the coding sequence ATGGCCGCCCAACCCCACGTCCTGATCGTCGAGGATGAAGAGGCGCAGCGCGAAGTGCTGGCCTACAACCTCGAAGCCGAAGGCTTTCGCGTCAGCCGCGCCGAGGATGGCGAGGAAGGGCTGATGCTGGTCGCAGAGGACGCGCCGGACGTCATGGTGCTGGACTGGATGCTGCCGCGCGTGACGGGGATCGAGGTCTGTCGCCGCTTGAAGATGGACCCGGCCACGCGAGGGATCGCGATCATCATGCTCTCGGCTCGCACAGAGGAAGTGGACAAGGTCCGCGGTCTGGAAACCGGGGCGGATGATTATGTCACCAAGCCCTATTCCGTGACCGAGCTGATGGCGCGCGTGCGCAGCCAGTTGCGCCGGGTGCGGCCGACGACCGTGGGGCAGGTGCTGGCTTTCGACGACATCCTGCTGGACGCCGAAACCCACCGCGTGTCCCGCGACGGGGCCTCATTGAAGCTGGGTCCGACGGAATTTCGGCTGCTGTCCACCTTCATGGAAAAGCCGGGTCGGGTCTGGTCGCGGGACCAGCTGCTCGACCGGGTCTGGGGCCGCGACATCTATGTCGACACACGGACCGTCGATGTGCACGTCGGGCGCCTGCGCAAGGCGCTGACGGCCACCGGCGGCAGCGATCCGGTGCGGACGGTGCGCGGCGCGGGCTACGCGCTGGGATAA
- the gndA gene encoding NADP-dependent phosphogluconate dehydrogenase has protein sequence MTKSDIGLLGLGTMGAALALNIADHGFDIAVFNRTTQVTRDFKAQAGDLSDRITATESLQDFVAAIAKPRAIILMVPAGDPVDQQIAALRPLLDDDDLIIDAGNANFHDTNRRARAAGDKPFLGIGVSGGEEGARFGPSIMGGGKKSSWDRVAPILTAIAADHDGTPCATWMGEEGAGHFVKAVHNGIEYADMQMIAEVYGILRDGMGLDNDAIAAVFDRWNAGPLKSYLIEISARVAEAVDTDTGRPLLDIITDAAGQKGTGRWTAIEAQHLGAPVPAIEAAVAARNLSAARDQRRIGEDIFGAAPQPLDGALIEDQLEQALIAGKIICYAQGFKMISAASTQFGWKLPLPDIARVWREGCIIRSVMLDDMATALTETPDENLMFSNTFSDDLKENHTALRQVVAQAALHGLAVPALSSGLAYFDTMRTHRGTANMLQGQRDYFGRHGFERLDRDGTDYHGPWAD, from the coding sequence ATGACCAAAAGCGACATCGGCCTGCTGGGCCTTGGCACCATGGGGGCAGCCCTTGCCCTGAACATCGCGGACCACGGGTTCGACATCGCCGTCTTCAACCGCACCACCCAGGTCACCCGTGATTTCAAGGCGCAGGCGGGCGATCTGTCCGACCGGATCACCGCGACCGAGAGCCTGCAGGACTTCGTCGCCGCCATCGCCAAGCCCCGCGCCATCATCCTGATGGTGCCCGCGGGCGACCCTGTCGACCAACAGATCGCCGCCCTGCGGCCCCTGCTGGACGATGACGACCTGATCATCGACGCGGGCAACGCCAACTTTCACGACACCAACCGCCGCGCGCGCGCGGCGGGCGACAAGCCGTTCCTCGGCATCGGCGTGTCCGGTGGCGAGGAAGGCGCACGTTTCGGCCCGTCGATCATGGGCGGCGGCAAGAAGTCGTCATGGGACCGCGTCGCCCCGATCCTGACCGCCATCGCCGCCGATCACGACGGCACCCCCTGTGCCACCTGGATGGGCGAAGAAGGGGCCGGCCATTTCGTCAAGGCCGTCCACAACGGCATCGAATACGCCGACATGCAGATGATCGCAGAGGTCTACGGCATCCTGCGCGACGGCATGGGGCTGGACAACGATGCCATCGCCGCCGTCTTCGACCGCTGGAACGCGGGCCCGCTGAAATCCTACCTGATCGAAATTTCGGCCCGCGTGGCAGAGGCTGTGGACACCGACACCGGCCGCCCCCTGCTCGACATCATCACCGACGCCGCAGGGCAAAAAGGCACCGGCCGCTGGACCGCGATCGAGGCGCAGCACCTTGGCGCCCCCGTCCCCGCCATCGAGGCCGCCGTCGCCGCCCGCAACCTGTCCGCCGCGCGCGACCAGCGCCGGATCGGCGAGGATATATTCGGCGCTGCCCCGCAGCCGCTGGACGGCGCGCTGATTGAAGACCAGTTGGAGCAGGCGCTGATCGCGGGCAAGATCATCTGCTACGCCCAAGGCTTCAAGATGATCTCTGCCGCCTCGACTCAGTTCGGCTGGAAACTGCCCTTGCCCGACATTGCCCGCGTCTGGCGCGAAGGTTGCATCATCCGGTCCGTCATGCTGGACGACATGGCGACGGCGCTGACCGAGACGCCGGACGAAAACCTGATGTTCTCCAACACGTTCTCTGATGATCTGAAGGAAAACCATACCGCCCTGCGGCAGGTCGTGGCGCAGGCCGCACTGCACGGTCTGGCGGTGCCTGCGCTGTCCTCGGGTCTGGCCTATTTCGACACCATGCGCACCCATCGCGGCACGGCCAACATGCTGCAGGGTCAGCGGGACTATTTCGGCCGTCACGGGTTCGAACGGCTGGACCGCGATGGCACCGACTACCACGGGCCCTGGGCCGACTAG
- a CDS encoding phosphotransferase family protein codes for MTDDLNVSAVAAWVDGRLPGLDGPVTVHRFQVGQSNPTFRIETPAGDYVLRRKPGGALLKSAHAVEREFAVQQALWQTDVPVPQMHLLCEDPDVIGAPFYLMDHVAGRSFDDPRLPDQTPAARGAIIDAMGQTLAAIHSVDLAAVGLSDYGPGGDYYGRQITRWVKQYRASATEEIPDMEALIRWLEDHQPPDDGRRTLVHGDYRIDNLLFANGGTDVVAVLDWELSTLGHPFADLAAVIMQWRMPPGPDGRGLAGVDRAAAGLPTDETFIASYCKRTGLDGIDRFNFYLAFCFFRMAAILQGVKARGQSGNAANPAKAAKLGAYVPAFARQGLSAARTEPD; via the coding sequence ATGACTGATGATCTTAACGTCTCTGCCGTTGCGGCCTGGGTGGACGGGCGGCTGCCGGGTCTGGATGGCCCAGTCACGGTGCACCGGTTTCAGGTCGGACAATCGAACCCGACATTCCGGATCGAAACGCCTGCAGGCGACTACGTCTTGCGGCGCAAGCCCGGTGGTGCACTTCTGAAATCCGCCCATGCGGTGGAACGGGAATTCGCGGTGCAGCAGGCCTTGTGGCAAACGGATGTGCCTGTGCCGCAGATGCATCTGCTGTGCGAAGACCCGGACGTCATCGGCGCGCCGTTCTACCTGATGGACCATGTCGCGGGGCGCAGTTTCGACGATCCGCGGCTGCCGGACCAGACGCCGGCGGCGCGCGGTGCAATCATCGACGCGATGGGCCAGACACTCGCGGCGATCCACAGCGTGGATCTGGCCGCCGTGGGTCTGTCTGATTACGGGCCGGGGGGCGACTACTATGGCCGCCAGATCACGCGCTGGGTCAAGCAATACCGCGCCTCCGCCACGGAAGAGATCCCGGACATGGAGGCGCTGATCCGCTGGCTGGAGGATCACCAGCCGCCCGACGACGGGCGCCGCACGCTGGTCCACGGCGATTACCGCATCGACAACCTGTTGTTTGCAAATGGCGGCACGGATGTCGTGGCCGTCCTGGACTGGGAGCTGTCGACGCTGGGCCATCCGTTCGCTGACCTTGCGGCCGTCATCATGCAGTGGCGGATGCCGCCTGGGCCTGACGGGCGCGGTCTGGCCGGCGTGGACCGCGCGGCGGCGGGTCTGCCGACGGATGAGACTTTCATCGCATCCTATTGCAAACGCACGGGATTGGACGGCATCGACCGGTTCAACTTCTACCTGGCATTCTGTTTTTTCCGCATGGCGGCGATCCTGCAGGGGGTCAAGGCGCGCGGCCAGTCCGGCAACGCAGCCAACCCCGCGAAAGCCGCCAAGCTGGGGGCCTATGTGCCCGCATTTGCCAGACAGGGCCTCTCAGCCGCACGGACCGAACCGGATTGA
- the phoU gene encoding phosphate signaling complex protein PhoU, whose translation MKEQHISSAYDRDLDAITTLILKMGGLVEDAILQAAESLANRDVELAEKVRKGDKVIDALELEISEAAARTIALRAPVSRDLRSLLTVLRLAAALERIGDYAKNMAKRTSVLVDMTPIAGAEASLRRMAREVQGMLKNTLDAYIKGDAQLAEDVRQHDQDVDQMYNALFREFLTFMMEDPRNITACMHLHFMAKNIERMGDLTTNMAEQVIYLITGEMPEEARPKSDRTSYMKEPE comes from the coding sequence GTGAAAGAGCAACATATCTCCTCGGCCTACGACCGCGATCTGGACGCGATCACGACGCTGATCCTGAAAATGGGCGGGCTGGTCGAGGATGCGATCCTGCAAGCCGCCGAGAGTCTCGCGAACCGCGACGTCGAACTGGCCGAAAAGGTCCGCAAGGGCGACAAGGTCATCGACGCACTGGAGTTGGAAATCAGCGAGGCGGCGGCCCGGACCATCGCCCTGCGTGCGCCCGTGAGCCGGGACCTGCGGTCGCTGCTGACCGTCCTGCGGCTGGCCGCGGCGCTGGAACGGATCGGCGACTACGCCAAGAACATGGCAAAGCGCACGTCCGTTCTGGTCGACATGACGCCCATCGCCGGCGCCGAGGCCAGCTTGCGCCGCATGGCCCGCGAAGTGCAGGGCATGCTAAAGAATACGCTGGACGCCTATATCAAGGGCGACGCGCAACTGGCCGAGGACGTGCGCCAGCACGACCAGGACGTCGACCAGATGTACAACGCCCTGTTCCGCGAATTCCTGACCTTCATGATGGAAGACCCGCGCAACATTACGGCCTGCATGCACTTGCATTTCATGGCTAAAAACATCGAACGCATGGGCGATCTGACCACCAACATGGCCGAACAGGTGATCTACCTGATCACCGGAGAGATGCCCGAGGAAGCGCGGCCCAAGAGCGACCGCACATCCTACATGAAAGAGCCGGAGTAA
- a CDS encoding acyl-CoA dehydrogenase family protein has protein sequence MDLGITDRAAPLIAAVKAMITEQIAPQEAEYAAEVGRHPDGRFSLTDRQIAIMEGLKAEACARGLWNFWLTDSGAGHGLTTVEYAYLAEEMGKSTLAAEVFNCSAPDTGNMEVLERYGTQAHKDRWLAPLLAGEIRSAYAMTEPDVASSDAVNIALAALRDGDDYVLNGEKWWISGAGDPRCKLLIVMAQTDPDAAKHQRHSMFLMDMDTPGVEILRPMQVFGHDDAPHGHMHLAFRDVRVPADQMVLGQGRGFEVAQGRLGPGRIHHCMRAIGQAERALDLMCDRALTRRAFGKPLAELGANFDIIANARIGIEQTRLLCLKAAWMMDTAGTRAAQPWISMIKVAAPLMALEVVDEAMQMHGGMGISQDTPLAWMWTQLRTLRFADGPDAVHRRQVARAELKKHVKNEG, from the coding sequence ATGGACCTTGGTATCACGGACCGCGCCGCCCCGCTGATCGCCGCCGTCAAGGCGATGATCACAGAGCAGATCGCACCGCAGGAAGCGGAATACGCGGCCGAGGTCGGCCGCCACCCGGACGGCCGCTTTAGCCTGACCGACCGCCAGATCGCGATCATGGAGGGGCTGAAGGCCGAAGCATGTGCGCGCGGGCTGTGGAACTTCTGGCTGACTGACAGTGGTGCAGGCCACGGCCTGACGACGGTGGAATACGCCTATCTTGCGGAAGAGATGGGAAAATCGACGCTGGCGGCAGAGGTCTTCAACTGCAGCGCGCCCGATACCGGCAACATGGAGGTGCTAGAGCGCTACGGCACGCAGGCCCACAAGGACCGCTGGCTGGCGCCCTTGCTGGCGGGCGAGATCCGGTCCGCCTATGCGATGACGGAACCGGACGTGGCATCCTCGGACGCCGTGAACATCGCGCTGGCGGCCCTGCGCGACGGCGATGACTACGTTCTGAACGGCGAAAAATGGTGGATTTCCGGCGCAGGCGATCCGCGCTGCAAGCTGTTGATCGTCATGGCACAAACCGATCCGGATGCGGCGAAGCACCAGCGCCATTCCATGTTCCTGATGGACATGGACACACCGGGGGTCGAGATCCTGCGCCCCATGCAGGTCTTTGGTCACGACGACGCGCCGCACGGTCACATGCATCTGGCGTTCCGCGACGTGCGGGTGCCGGCGGACCAGATGGTGCTGGGGCAGGGGCGCGGGTTCGAGGTGGCGCAGGGTCGTCTGGGACCGGGGCGCATTCACCATTGCATGCGGGCCATCGGGCAGGCGGAACGCGCGCTGGACCTGATGTGCGACCGTGCGCTGACCCGCCGCGCCTTTGGCAAACCGCTGGCGGAACTGGGGGCGAATTTCGACATCATCGCCAATGCGCGCATCGGGATCGAGCAGACGCGACTGCTGTGCCTCAAGGCCGCGTGGATGATGGACACCGCAGGGACACGGGCAGCACAACCGTGGATCAGCATGATCAAGGTCGCAGCCCCCCTGATGGCGCTGGAGGTTGTGGACGAGGCGATGCAGATGCACGGCGGCATGGGGATTTCACAGGACACGCCGCTGGCGTGGATGTGGACGCAGTTGCGCACCCTGCGCTTTGCCGACGGTCCCGACGCGGTGCACCGGCGTCAGGTGGCCCGCGCCGAGCTGAAGAAACACGTGAAGAACGAGGGCTAG
- a CDS encoding potassium channel family protein, which translates to MAQGKRTFGIVGLGIFGSTVGTELARFGNHVIGVDTDEQAVANMVEKISQAMIVDARDDTALREAGISDCDVALVAMGDDLEASIVAVMNLKLIGVPTVWAKARTKTHHRILLKLGVDRVIQPEAEVGQHIAQVMHNPLVRDYVSLGNGYHVVNFRIPESLEGRRLSELPHTKDYDLRCVGVMRGTEFVGQDGSGCTLQRDDLLLLLGQRKDLRDFAASL; encoded by the coding sequence ATGGCACAGGGTAAACGGACGTTCGGCATCGTCGGTCTGGGCATCTTCGGCAGCACCGTCGGAACGGAGCTGGCGCGGTTCGGCAATCATGTGATCGGCGTGGATACGGACGAACAGGCCGTGGCGAACATGGTCGAAAAGATCTCTCAGGCGATGATCGTGGATGCCCGCGACGACACCGCCCTGCGCGAGGCCGGGATCAGTGATTGCGACGTGGCCCTCGTGGCCATGGGCGACGATCTGGAGGCGTCGATCGTCGCGGTCATGAACCTCAAGCTGATCGGTGTGCCGACAGTCTGGGCCAAGGCCCGCACCAAGACCCACCACCGCATCTTGCTGAAACTGGGCGTCGACCGCGTCATCCAGCCAGAGGCCGAGGTCGGCCAGCACATCGCGCAGGTCATGCACAACCCGCTGGTGCGCGACTACGTCAGCCTTGGCAATGGCTACCACGTGGTGAACTTCCGTATCCCCGAAAGCCTTGAGGGCCGCAGGCTGTCCGAGCTGCCGCACACCAAGGATTACGACCTGCGCTGTGTCGGTGTCATGCGCGGCACAGAGTTCGTGGGTCAGGACGGATCCGGCTGCACCCTGCAGCGTGACGATCTGCTGCTGCTGCTGGGCCAGCGCAAGGATCTGCGCGACTTCGCCGCGAGCCTTTGA
- a CDS encoding TrkH family potassium uptake protein → MELKRARGRFGLQSLRIPPPAVLSLLYLGSVIVGGLLLWLPVSTQEPISLFTALFISTSAVTVTGLSTVDIGTTFSFFGEAVIMVLIQLGGLGLMTFAVLVLSAMGIPIGMPQRLILREDLNQTALNNLTVLVRIIFSVALLCEAVGLLALAWVWVPQFGWAQGLWYAAFHSVSAFNNAGFALFPGSLSLYVDDPVVNIVIPALFILGGLGFIVVGDIYQKRHWSRLTLHSKLMLVGTAGLIVWGFVTFATLEWTNPGTLGGLPTTGAKLWASWFQAVTPRTAGFNTINTAAMHDSTTLMTMMLMLVGGGSTSTAGGIKVTTLIVLVLATGAFFRRTTTLHVFGRSLKMEEIMKVMALTTVSMLLVALGLFAVSISHDGNFLDLMFEVTSAFGTVGLSRGATGQLDTFGLTLIMIMMFIGRVGPLTIGFFLATRSVPRVRYPAGQIYLG, encoded by the coding sequence ATGGAGCTGAAACGCGCCCGCGGCCGGTTCGGCCTGCAAAGCCTTCGCATCCCGCCGCCGGCGGTACTGTCGCTGCTGTACCTTGGTTCGGTCATCGTGGGCGGTCTGCTGCTGTGGCTGCCGGTCTCGACGCAAGAGCCGATCAGCCTGTTCACAGCACTCTTCATCTCGACCTCGGCGGTCACGGTGACGGGCCTGTCGACGGTGGACATCGGCACGACCTTCAGCTTCTTCGGCGAGGCGGTGATCATGGTCCTGATCCAGCTGGGCGGCCTTGGCCTGATGACATTCGCCGTGCTGGTCCTGTCGGCGATGGGCATTCCGATCGGCATGCCGCAACGCCTGATCCTGCGCGAGGATCTGAACCAGACGGCGCTGAACAACCTGACCGTACTGGTGCGGATCATCTTCTCGGTCGCTTTGCTGTGCGAGGCGGTGGGCCTGCTGGCGCTGGCCTGGGTCTGGGTGCCACAGTTCGGCTGGGCGCAGGGCCTGTGGTACGCGGCATTCCATTCGGTCTCGGCCTTCAACAACGCAGGCTTCGCGCTCTTTCCCGGCAGCCTCAGCCTCTATGTCGACGATCCGGTGGTGAATATCGTGATCCCTGCCCTGTTCATCCTCGGCGGTCTTGGCTTCATCGTCGTCGGCGACATCTATCAGAAACGTCACTGGTCTCGCCTGACATTGCATTCCAAGCTGATGCTGGTTGGCACCGCGGGGCTGATCGTCTGGGGCTTCGTCACCTTCGCCACGCTGGAATGGACAAATCCGGGCACGCTGGGCGGTTTGCCCACCACCGGGGCCAAGCTCTGGGCCAGCTGGTTTCAGGCGGTGACACCGCGCACCGCCGGGTTCAACACGATAAACACCGCCGCCATGCACGACAGCACGACGCTGATGACGATGATGTTGATGCTGGTCGGCGGCGGTAGCACCTCGACCGCCGGCGGCATCAAGGTCACGACACTCATCGTACTGGTGCTGGCCACCGGCGCCTTCTTTCGGCGCACGACCACGCTGCACGTCTTCGGGCGCAGCCTCAAGATGGAAGAGATCATGAAGGTCATGGCCCTGACCACCGTCAGCATGCTGCTGGTGGCGCTCGGCCTGTTCGCGGTCTCGATCAGCCACGACGGCAATTTCCTCGACCTGATGTTCGAGGTCACCTCCGCCTTCGGCACCGTCGGCCTGTCGCGCGGCGCCACTGGTCAGCTCGACACCTTCGGCCTCACCCTCATCATGATCATGATGTTCATCGGCCGGGTCGGCCCGCTGACGATTGGCTTCTTCCTCGCCACACGCAGCGTCCCGCGCGTGCGCTACCCCGCCGGGCAGATATATCTGGGTTGA
- a CDS encoding ankyrin repeat domain-containing protein — translation MLFETFDLIQELRIMLRLITTIILLSTSACLADDLGTARAFATFDRAELADYLLLKPESEIAQYVSERGQNAVHSAILNNSNLDAIEQAFKHGADLNHQDIDGRTPLHHAIDGNLAAAALILIDLGARRDIPNASGFTAISFCKYTLTIESQHATCKLVNSP, via the coding sequence ATGTTGTTCGAGACCTTTGATCTGATACAGGAATTACGCATCATGCTTCGCCTGATCACAACAATAATATTGCTGTCAACAAGCGCTTGCCTTGCTGATGATCTTGGAACTGCCAGAGCATTTGCAACATTCGACAGGGCAGAGCTAGCGGACTATCTATTATTAAAACCCGAGTCCGAAATAGCGCAATATGTATCTGAAAGGGGGCAGAATGCAGTTCATTCAGCGATCTTGAACAACTCAAATCTTGACGCTATTGAGCAGGCCTTCAAACATGGTGCTGATTTAAACCATCAGGATATTGATGGCCGCACACCCCTTCATCACGCCATAGACGGGAACTTGGCCGCCGCGGCGCTAATCCTCATCGACCTCGGCGCACGGAGGGATATTCCTAACGCATCGGGATTTACGGCAATTTCGTTTTGCAAATACACCCTAACAATCGAGTCTCAGCATGCGACTTGCAAACTCGTCAACTCACCTTAG
- a CDS encoding M24 family metallopeptidase — MTHPNPAFAPAEYAARLARVQSTMEHAGLDCLFITDPSNMGWLTGYDGWSFYVHQGVLVGRDGPPRWWGRGMDAAGALRTVWMADELIHGYDDSFVQNPVKHAMLDLCSLIRACGWDTGRLGVEKDNYYFTAAAYETILTGVPQAEIVDATGLVNWCRALKSPTEITYLRRAGAIVTRMHAHIAEVAEEGMRKNDLVAQIMATGIEGADGHWGDYPAIVPMAPSGRDATAPHLTWDDSPLTRGVPTFFEIAGAYRRYQCPQSRTLFLGQVPDTYRRAEAAVGEATEAVLGMAQPGVRCEDLARVFNGTLASHGFHKDSRVGYSIGMSYPPDWGERTMSLRAGDTTTLQAGMTFHFMPALWLDDGGIEMTEPILITDEGAERLCATPPGLVVKP; from the coding sequence ATGACACATCCGAATCCCGCCTTCGCGCCCGCCGAATACGCCGCCCGTCTGGCCCGCGTGCAATCCACGATGGAACATGCGGGCCTTGATTGCCTGTTCATCACCGATCCCAGCAACATGGGGTGGCTGACCGGCTACGACGGCTGGTCGTTCTACGTCCATCAGGGCGTGCTGGTTGGCCGCGATGGCCCGCCGCGCTGGTGGGGCCGCGGCATGGACGCGGCGGGGGCCTTGCGCACGGTCTGGATGGCCGACGAGCTGATCCACGGCTACGACGACAGCTTTGTGCAGAATCCGGTCAAGCACGCGATGCTGGACCTGTGCAGCCTGATCCGCGCCTGTGGCTGGGATACCGGGCGGCTGGGGGTGGAAAAGGACAATTACTATTTCACTGCCGCCGCTTACGAGACGATCCTGACCGGTGTGCCGCAGGCCGAGATTGTCGATGCGACCGGCCTCGTGAACTGGTGCCGGGCGCTGAAATCACCGACCGAGATTACCTATCTGCGCCGCGCCGGCGCCATCGTCACGCGGATGCACGCCCATATTGCAGAAGTCGCGGAAGAGGGCATGCGCAAGAACGATCTGGTGGCGCAGATCATGGCGACGGGGATCGAAGGCGCCGACGGGCACTGGGGCGACTATCCGGCGATCGTGCCGATGGCGCCCTCTGGCCGGGATGCCACCGCGCCACATCTGACGTGGGACGACAGCCCGCTGACCCGTGGCGTGCCGACATTCTTTGAAATTGCAGGCGCTTACAGGCGCTACCAATGTCCGCAGTCGCGCACGCTGTTTCTGGGGCAGGTGCCCGATACCTACCGCCGGGCAGAGGCTGCGGTGGGCGAGGCGACAGAGGCGGTGCTGGGCATGGCGCAACCCGGCGTGCGCTGCGAGGATCTGGCGCGGGTGTTCAACGGGACGCTGGCCAGTCACGGATTCCACAAAGACAGCCGCGTCGGCTATTCCATCGGCATGAGCTATCCGCCGGACTGGGGCGAGCGCACCATGTCGCTGCGCGCGGGCGATACCACGACATTGCAGGCGGGCATGACGTTCCACTTCATGCCCGCCCTCTGGCTGGACGACGGCGGGATCGAGATGACGGAGCCGATCCTGATTACCGATGAGGGGGCGGAACGGCTTTGCGCCACGCCCCCCGGTCTGGTGGTCAAACCCTAG
- a CDS encoding NAD(P)H-dependent flavin oxidoreductase, which yields MLPDVLSHLRVPMVAAPLFIVSTPDLVIAQCCAGIVGSFPALNAREGDGDPIMLEVWLKRITEALDRYNQANPDTPAAPFAVNQIVHRSNARLERDLEICARWRVPIWITSLGARPEVNEAAHSCGGIALHDVINNRFAHKAIEKGADGLIAVAAGAGGHAGQQSPFALIREIRDWFDGPLLLSGSIATGDAVLAAQAMGADLAYVGSPFIATTEANAAPDYKQMIVDSSAADIVTSALFTGISGNYLGPSIRNAGLDPDNLPASQTDMSFADGSSKPKAWSAIWGAGQGIGAVKDVVPAADLVARIGREYAAARHRLAL from the coding sequence ATGTTGCCAGACGTCTTGTCGCATTTGCGGGTGCCGATGGTGGCGGCCCCGCTGTTCATCGTCTCGACCCCCGATCTGGTGATCGCCCAGTGCTGCGCGGGAATCGTCGGCAGCTTTCCTGCGCTGAACGCGCGCGAGGGCGACGGCGATCCCATCATGCTGGAGGTCTGGCTGAAGCGGATAACGGAGGCGCTGGACCGCTATAATCAGGCCAACCCCGACACGCCCGCCGCCCCCTTTGCGGTCAACCAGATCGTGCACCGGTCCAATGCGCGGCTGGAGCGTGATCTGGAGATCTGCGCACGCTGGCGGGTGCCGATCTGGATCACGTCCCTCGGTGCGCGGCCAGAGGTGAACGAGGCCGCCCATTCCTGCGGCGGTATTGCGTTGCATGACGTCATCAACAATCGCTTTGCCCACAAGGCGATCGAGAAGGGGGCCGATGGCCTGATTGCTGTGGCGGCGGGTGCAGGCGGTCATGCCGGACAGCAATCGCCCTTCGCCCTGATCCGCGAGATCCGCGACTGGTTCGACGGGCCGCTGCTGTTGTCCGGGTCCATCGCCACGGGGGATGCGGTGCTGGCGGCACAGGCGATGGGCGCGGACCTCGCCTACGTCGGCTCGCCCTTCATCGCGACGACGGAGGCGAACGCCGCCCCGGACTACAAGCAGATGATCGTCGACAGCAGTGCTGCGGATATCGTGACCTCGGCCCTGTTTACCGGCATCTCCGGCAATTACCTCGGCCCATCGATCCGCAACGCAGGGTTGGACCCCGACAACCTGCCCGCCAGCCAGACCGACATGAGCTTTGCCGATGGGTCGTCCAAGCCCAAGGCGTGGAGCGCGATCTGGGGTGCGGGGCAGGGCATCGGTGCGGTGAAGGACGTCGTGCCGGCCGCCGATCTGGTCGCCCGCATCGGGCGTGAATACGCTGCCGCGCGGCACAGGCTGGCGCTGTGA